The DNA sequence CGGCGGGGGCGGCGCACCGGGCCGGCTCCCCGGCCTACGGCCGAAGACGGGGACGGCTCACTCGCTCTTCTTCACCGGGAGGTACTCGCCCAGCCACTCGACGATGGCCTCGGTGGCCCGGCTGACGTACGGGTCCTGGTCGTACAGCTCGATGTGGTTGTGGGTCTCCACCCAGACCAGCCGCTTCGGGCCGGTGGCGGCGTCGTAGGCGGCCTGGGCGTACTCGGGCAGCAGCGCGGTGTCGGTCGTGCCGTGCACGATCAGCAGCGGGGTCGGCGCGAGCAGCCGCGCGTCGCCGAGCGCGTTGTACACCAGGTACGGGATGAACGAGGCGACCGTCATCTCCCGCGACCAGGTGGGCGCGTCGGTCTTGGAGGTGCGGTCGTAGTAGCTGTACGCCTCCGGGTTCGGCATCGCGGCAAGGGGCACCTCGGGGGTGAGCTCCTTGGCGATCGTCGGCATGTAGGCCACCTCGCCCGCGCGCTCCGCCCGCTCGACGGTCTCGATCACGGTGCGCTGGAAGGCGGCGAACCCCTCCTCGCCCATGATCTTCGTGAACGTGCCGCCGACGTTGTAACCGCCGGCGACGCTCACCACGGCCGAGATCCGGCGGTCGCGCGCCGCGGCGGACACCATGTAGCCGCCGCCCATGCACACGCCCACGCCGCCGATGCGGCCGGGGTCGACGTCGTCGCGGGTGCGCAGGTAGCCGACCGCGGCGCTGATGTCCTCGATGATCCAGTTGGGGTCGTGGTGGGCCCGCGGGGCGCCCTCGCTCTCGCCGAAGGTGCGCGGGTCGAAGGTGAGCACCGTGTAGCCCGCGTCCGCGAGCCGCTCGGCGTAGTGCGGGACGGTCTGCTCCTTGACGCTGCTGATCGGGCCGGTCATGACGATGCCCGGGGTGACCCCGCCGGACCGCGGGCGGTAGAGGTGCCCGGCGAGCCGTACGCCCTGGGAGGTGAAGGTGACCGGCTCGCGCCGGGAGGGGTCGGCGTGCAGCAGCAGGGCCGGGTCCTCGGGCGTGAAGTACCGCGGGTCGGAGCCGGCGGCGAGGATGTCGGCGGTGGAGCGGATGGTGACGGTGCCGGTCATGAGCTCGCCTCCGTTCCCGGGTCGGTCATGATCGCGGTGTTGCCGTCCGTCCAGGCGGCCCGGAGGGTGATCGACTCGATGCGCCAGGCGCCGCCGGAGCGGGCCAGCCGGATGCGGTAGGTGCCGCCGACCGTCCACAGCGGACCGCCGGTGGGGACGGTACGGCGGTGCACGGCGACCACGTTCGCGGTGGCCGTGG is a window from the Thermopolyspora flexuosa genome containing:
- a CDS encoding alpha/beta hydrolase encodes the protein MTGTVTIRSTADILAAGSDPRYFTPEDPALLLHADPSRREPVTFTSQGVRLAGHLYRPRSGGVTPGIVMTGPISSVKEQTVPHYAERLADAGYTVLTFDPRTFGESEGAPRAHHDPNWIIEDISAAVGYLRTRDDVDPGRIGGVGVCMGGGYMVSAAARDRRISAVVSVAGGYNVGGTFTKIMGEEGFAAFQRTVIETVERAERAGEVAYMPTIAKELTPEVPLAAMPNPEAYSYYDRTSKTDAPTWSREMTVASFIPYLVYNALGDARLLAPTPLLIVHGTTDTALLPEYAQAAYDAATGPKRLVWVETHNHIELYDQDPYVSRATEAIVEWLGEYLPVKKSE